One genomic segment of Theobroma cacao cultivar B97-61/B2 chromosome 6, Criollo_cocoa_genome_V2, whole genome shotgun sequence includes these proteins:
- the LOC18596585 gene encoding protein SRG1, producing MASLQVEEFSHSLSEISLQELVKEPIITIPQNFIRLDQEPPSSLPYGSPSPITTPTIDMTRLVSGEDDGFELEKLHSTCKEWGLFQLVNHGVSPSLLEKLKHELEEFYKLPLEEKMKYKMRPGEVEGYGNTAREAGKLDWADRFYMITNPIHRRKPHLLPELPSSLRNTLESYLLELQKLATKLLSLMAKALKIDVTEMIELFDDGMQSVKMTYYPPCPQPELVMGITPHSDATLLTILNQVNGVDALQIRKGGVWFPVSFVPDAFVVNVGDILEIFSNGIYRSIEHRVTANSEKERISVAFFINPKFEAEVGPSPSLINPKNPPLFKRVGMEQYVEDFFSRKLNGNTYLQHMRIENGEGNSA from the exons ATGGCATCATTACAGGTAGAAGAGTTCAGCCACTCTCTTTCAGAGATTAGTCTTCAGGAGCTTGTGAAAGAGCCGATAATCACAATCCCACAAAACTTTATTCGTTTAGATCAAGAACCTCCTTCTTCCCTCCCTTACGGTAGTCCCTCGCCAATAACTACCCCGACCATCGACATGACTCGATTGGTTTCCGGGGAGGATGATGGTTTTGAACTCGAGAAGTTGCACTCAACTTGCAAAGAGTGGGGTCTCTTTCAG TTGGTGAACCATGGTGTTAGCCCTTCACTACTGGAGAAACTGAAACACGAGCTGGAAGAATTTTATAAGCTTCCCttggaagagaaaatgaaatacaaGATGAGACCAGGTGAGGTCGAAGGGTACGGCAATACGGCCAGAGAAGCAGGAAAACTTGACTGGGCTGACAGGTTTTATATGATAACCAACCCTATCCACAGACGAAAGCCTCATCTCTTGCCAGAGCTCCCTTCATCCTTAag AAATACCTTGGAGTCGTACCTCTTGGAACTGCAGAAGCTTGCCACGAAACTACTTAGTTTGATGGCgaaagctttgaaaatagatgTGACGGAGATGATAGAGTTGTTTGACGATGGGATGCAATCGGTGAAGATGACGTACTATCCTCCATGTCCACAACCAGAGCTGGTGATGGGCATTACTCCTCACTCTGACGCAACTCTTCTCACCATACTGAACCAAGTGAATGGAGTAGATGCCCTTCAGATAAGGAAAGGTGGAGTTTGGTTTCCCGTAAGCTTCGTCCCAGATGCCTTCGTAGTGAATGTAGGAGACATTCTTGag ATCTTCAGCAACGGGATTTATCGCAGTATTGAGCACAGGGTAACAGCCAATtcagagaaagaaagaatctCCGTTGCCTTTTTCATCAACCCCAAGTTTGAGGCTGAGGTTGGGCCTTCACCTAGCCTGATAAATCCGAAGAACCCACCATTGTTTAAAAGGGTCGGGATGGAGCAATACGTCGAAGATTTCTTTTCCCGTAAGCTCAACGGAAACACATATCTGCAGCATATGAGGATTGAAAATGGAGAAGGCAACTCTGCTTGA
- the LOC18596586 gene encoding uncharacterized protein LOC18596586, translating into MESSILSLLILFAIPAPKTPQSKPPRHYNLPARTTRDQMMIRVTNHNVMQQRPPLPNPEPILLELAQFRSTTFSTSPGKKLFRCETRPWFENVVLPSSFLMVSNFC; encoded by the exons ATGGAGTCATCCATTTTGTCCCTTTTGATTCTCTTTGCAATCCCTGCCCCCAAAACTCCTCAATCGAAGCCGCCAAGGCATTACAACCTACCAGCTAGAACTACAAGAGACCAAATGATGATCAGAGTTACCAACCATAACGTAATGCAGCAGCGGCCACCACTGCCAAATCCTGAGCCCATTCTGCTTGAACTAGCCCAATTTCGCAGCACAACATTCTCTACAAGCCCAG GGAAGAAGCTCTTCAGGTGCGAGACCAGACCCTGGTTCGAGAATGTCGTCTTGCCCTCGAGCTTCTTAATGGTTTCCAATTTCTGCTAA
- the LOC18596587 gene encoding eukaryotic translation initiation factor 4E-1, translating to MGVEENLKSLSISEEGNKNPNPNVKEDEEEEPEEGEIVGEEDDSTSSSSKKGVVEQPHPLEHSWTFWFDNPSAKSKQAIWGSSMRPIYTFASVEQFWSLYNNIHHPSKLAVGADFHCFKYKIEPKWEDPVCANGGKWTVTLPRGKSDTCWLYTLLALIGEQFEYGDEICGAVVSVRGRQEKIALWTKNAANETAQLSIGKQWKELLDCNDTIGFIFHEDAKKLDKAAKNRYTI from the exons ATGGGTGTGGAGGAAAATCTCAAATCTTTGAGCATCAGTGAAGAAGGGAACAAGAACCCTAACCCTAACGTAAAAGAGGACGAAGAGGAGGAGCCGGAGGAAGGTGAGATCGTAGGGGAAGAGGATGATTCGACGTCGTCTTCCTCAAAGAAAGGTGTAGTTGAGCAGCCCCACCCGCTGGAGCACTCCTGGACCTTCTGGTTCGATAACCCATCTGCCAAATCCAAGCAAGCTATATGGGGTAGCTCTATGCGACCTATTTACACTTTCGCCTCCGTCGAACAATTCTGGAG TCTTTACAATAACATACATCATCCAAGCAAGTTGGCTGTGGGAGCAGACTTTCATtgtttcaaatataaaatcgAGCCAAAGTGGGAAGACCCTGTCTGTGCTAATGGAGGAAAGTGGACTGTAACTTTGCCGAGGGGGAAGTCAGATACGTGTTGGCTGTACACG TTGCTGGCTTTGATTGGAGAACAGTTCGAGTATGGTGATGAGATCTGTGGAGCAGTTGTCAGTGTGAGAGGCAGGCAGGAAAAAATAGCACTGTGGACCAAGAATGCTGCCAATGAAACTGCCCAG TTAAGCATTGGAAAACAGTGGAAAGAGTTGCTTGATTGCAACGACACAATAGGCTTCATATTTCAT GAGGATGCAAAGAAGCTTGACAAAGCTGCCAAGAATCGTTACACCATATAA
- the LOC18596588 gene encoding transcription factor GTE12, producing MIAAESVVPKQRLKIKFPSQRIEAISAPQSFEFGQQLSSSFDGKKTSSAGTLKGTSGAYKRGPEGVIVDSQPEKRQKMDRGMTQQCSALLKALMKHPAGWVFNQPVDPEALGIPDYFSIVKNPMDLGTIKSKLVKNAYLGIEEFVADINLTFSNAMLYNPASNNVHKMAEEMNEFFEVRWKSLEDRWNQEDLKGGHGKNLSVRLKDVNESRQSCPKSQLSRNDSLPKSSRPSEDKVVKVPLNARAAEVPFMVELPKPAQKCVSRLAGKSLQKGTTSGGRAHGSINAKPPLSPDACKCSSCGSIKCQCSLPSDSNHASSSDVTSERSLGGDLRACRTDASKLDCSAKSTLTSQMTKSDPDSDGAVSALDDENVCPSSQLTTPATDAGSGEGLLTPIFAIQMSPKKALRAAMLRSRFADTILKAKQKRLLDHGDKVDPVKMQQQKEKLERRQREEKAKIEAQIRAAEAAAKMKAEVELKKQREREREAARNALQQMEKTAEIEQNVEILKELEMLIGFSLSNNWHGRKNPLHQLGLFMKDEYFEDGHEDAVMNEVGEEGEILS from the exons ATGATTGCTGCGGAAAGTGTTGTGCCAAAGCAGAGGTTGAAGATTAAGTTCCCTTCTCAAAGGATAGAAGCAATTTCTGCACCACAATCTTTTGAGTTTGGGCAGCAACTGAGCAGTTCTTTCGATGGAAAAAAGACATCATCTGCTGGGACTTTGAAAGGGACTTCAGGTGCTTACAAGCGTGGACCAGAAGGGGTGATTGTGGACAGTCAACCTGAGAAGAGGCAAAAGATGGATCGTGGTATGACTCAGCAGTGTTCTGCCCTACTGAAAGCACTGATGAAACATCCAGCTGGTTGGGTTTTTAATCAACCAGTGGATCCTGAAGCATTAGGGATTCCTGATTATTTCTCGATAGTAAAGAACCCTATGGATTTGGGTACAATTAAGTCCAAGCTAGTGAAGAATGCTTATCTTGGCATTGAGGAGTTTGTGGCTGATATTAATCTGACATTTTCTAATGCCATGCTGTATAATCCCGCTTCTAATAATGTTCATAAAATGGCAGAAGAAATGAATGAGTTTTTTGAGGTGAGGTGGAAATCTTTGGAGGACAGATGGAATCAAGAAGATCTTAAAGGTGGGCATGGGAAAAATTTGAGTGTGAGACTGAAAGATGTTAATGAATCAAGACAGAGTTGTCCTAAAAGCCAGCTATCCCGAAATGACTCTTTGCCCAAGTCATCAAGGCCATCTGAGGATAAGGTTGTGAAGGTGCCTTTGAATGCAAGAGCAGCAGAAGTACCGTTCATG GTTGAGCTTCCTAAACCGGCACAGAAGTGTGTTAGCAGGTTGGCAGGAAAAAGCTTACAAAAAG GCACCACTAGTGGTGGGCGTGCTCATGGCTCTATCAATGCCAAGCCACCATTGAGTCCAGATGCTTGCAAATGCAGTTCATGTGGCAGCATTAAGTGTCAATGTAGCCTTCCAAGTGATTCAAACCATGCATCTTCCAGCG ATGTGACTTCAGAAAGATCATTGGGTGGAGATCTTAGAGCGTGTAGAACTGATGCCTCTAAACTG GATTGCTCGGCTAAAAGCACATTGACATCACAAATGACCAAGTCTGATCCAGATTCTGATG GGGCTGTAAGTGCTCTGGATGATGAGAACGTTTGTCCGAGTTCTCAACTTACAACTCCTGCAACTGATGCTGGTTCTGGTGAAG GATTGTTAACTCCTATTTTTGCCATTCAAATGTCACCGAAGAAGGCTCTCAGAGCTGCAATGCTGAGAAGCCGTTTTGCTGACACCATTTTGAAAGCTAAGCAGAAGAGACTACTGGATCAT GGTGATAAAGTTGATCCAGTGAAGATGCAGcagcaaaaggaaaaattggaAAGAAGGCAGCGAGAAG AAAAGGCAAAGATTGAAGCTCAAATCAGAGCTGCTGaagctgcagcaaaaatgaagGCAGAGGTCGAGTTGAAAAAGCAAcgggaaagagaaagagaagctGCTCGAAATGCATTGCAACAG ATGGAGAAAACAGCTGAGATTGAACAGAATGTGGAGATTTTAAAGGAACTCGAGATGCTGATTGGATTCTCTCTTTCTAATAACTGGCATGGTAGGAAAAATCCACTGCACCAGCTGGGTTTGTTCATGAAAGATGAGTATTTTGAAGACGGCCATGAGGATGCAGTTATGAATGAAGTTGGGGAAGAGGGAGAAATATTGTCATAA
- the LOC18596589 gene encoding bidirectional sugar transporter SWEET2a, with the protein MSSTALSSVYAVCSDAAGVAGNIFAFVLFLSPIPTFRRIIRNESTEQFSGMPYICALLNCLICLWYGMPLVKPGVILVATVNSTGAVFQLIYICIFIRYAAKPMKLKMLGFLISVFAIFALIVFVSLRFLDSPSRQLFVGYLSVASLVSMFASPLLVINLVIKMKSVEYMPFSLSLATFLMSLAFYVYGMFKHDAFICVPNGIGTVLGTVQLALYAYYNSASREELRHPLINP; encoded by the exons ATGTCTTCTACAGCTTTGTCTTCAGTTTACGCAGTTTGCAGTGATGCAGCTGGGGTTGCAG gTAACATCTTTGCTTTTGTGCTGTTCCTGTCACCTat aCCAACATTTCGGAGAATAATCAGAAATGAGTCAACAGAACAGTTCTCAGGAATGCCCTACATATGTGCCCTCTTGAACTGCTTGATATGTCTCTGGTATGGCATGCCCCTTGTAAAACCTGGTGTTATCCTGGTGGCAACAGTCAATTCCACTGGGGCAGTTTTCCAATTGATTTACATCTgcatttttattagatatgcTGCAAAGCCAATGAAG CTGAAGATGCTGGGATTCTTGATATCAGTTTTTGCAATATTTGCTCTGATAGTTTTCGTGAGCCTGAGATTCTTGGACTCTCCATCACGGCAACTCTTTGTTGGATATTTAAGTGTTGCATCTCTGGTTTCCATGTTTGCTTCTCCTCTACTCGTAATT AATTTGGTGATCAAAATGAAAAGTGTTGAATACATgccattctctctctctcttgcaACATTCTTGATGAGTCTGGCTTTCTATGTGTATGGAATGTTCAAGCATGATGCTTTCATCTGT GTTCCGAATGGAATTGGAACAGTTTTGGGGACTGTACAATTGGCCTTGTACGCCTATTATAACAGTGCTTCCAGAGAGGAGTTGAGGCATCCCCTGATAAATCCTTGA
- the LOC18596590 gene encoding exonuclease 1, whose translation MGIQGLLPLLKSIMVPIHIKDLEGCSVAIDTYSWLHKGALSCSTELCKGLPTSRHIEYCMHRVNLLRHYGVKPVLVFDGGLLPMKIEQENKRARARKENLARAIEHESYGNSAAAYECYQKAVDISPSTAHELIVVLKQENVCFVVAPYEADAQMTFLAVSKQVDAVITEDSDLIPFGCPRVIFKMDKFGQGVEFKSSMLQQNKELSFAGFTKQMLLEMCILSGCDYLQSLSGMGLKRAHALMKKFKSYDKVIKHLRYSSVSIPPLYEESFKKAIFTFQHQRVYDPIIEDVVHLSDISDNIGDDLDFLGPSIPQHIAQGIARGDLDPFTQMPFQGVSYSSQLVLDKNLHLKSFKPESERKKLDLPVQKNLLTNYFCFASLEAKRTFRAPRVSPKHSTLVADSSISPKEHIIVEDSSCEIDTLLLPSPDSANTNNSAENGFNSKLPEYSESPSPDEMRSPDHALPLESNQSIHGPSSASHKEHDCSIVLDAVKSKTITESRKVIVKSRYFQNKQHNENDLEDKQGKFCSKDGIANDLPESGNPDGYGNTYFKGMTLKRKNSSLECVETENVNPKQIYMGASRDDNGHCNPKLETFMDTKAGEAKFGSNISHLGRYSDIAEKSMERFVSVISSFRFSSPGSRASGLRAPLKDARNTCTNRSSASVDLSQFAYVPKN comes from the exons ATGGGGATACAAGGGCTTTTGCCTCTATTGAAATCAATAATGGTACCAATCCATATCAAGGATCTTGAGGGCTGTAGTGTGGCCATTGATACCTATTCTTGGCTCCACAAAGGCGCCTTGTCTTGCAGTACTGAGCTCTGCAAAGGATTACCCACCTCCAG GCACATTGAGTATTGCATGCATAGGGTAAATTTGCTGCGACATTATGGTGTTAAACCTGTTCTTGTCTTTGATGGGGGCCTTCTACCAATGAAGATTGAACAAGAGAACAAGCGTGCTAG GGCTAGGAAGGAAAATCTTGCACGAGCCATTGAGCATGAGTCATATGGAAATTCTGCTGCCGCTTATGAGTGCTACCAAAAGGCAGTTGACATTTCACCTTCAACTGCACATGAACTAATTGTG GTCCTGAAGCAGGAGAATGTATGTTTTGTTGTGGCTCCCTATGAGGCTGATGCGCAAATGACTTTCTTGGCTGTCAGCAAGCAGGTTGATGCAGTTATCACTGAGGACTCTGATCTTATACCCTTTGGCTGTCCTAGA GTTATCTTTAAAATGGACAAGTTTGGGCAAGGTGTTGAGTTTAAGTCTTCCATGCTACAGCAGAACAAGGAGCTAAGCTTTGCTGGATTCACTAAACAGATGCTGCTTGAGATGTGCATTCTGAGTGGTTGTGACTATTTGCAGTCACTGTCAGGAATGGGCCTAAAAAGGGCCCATGCACTTATgaaaaagttcaaaagctATGACAAG GTGATTAAGCACCTGAGGTACAGCTCTGTTTCCATTCCCCCTCTTTATGAAGAATCATTCAAGAAAGCAATATTTACCTTTCAGCACCAACGAGTCTATGATCCAATCATTGAAGATGTTGTACATTTATCTGACATATCTGACAACATTGGTGATGATTTGGACTTTTTAGGCCC ATCGATACCCCAACATATAGCTCAAGGCATAGCAAGAGGTGATCTTGATCCATTTACGCAAATGCCATTTCAA GGTGTGAGCTATAGTTCTCAGCTAGTGCttgacaaaaatttacacCTCAAAAGTTTTAAACCAGAGAGTGAAAGGAAAAAGCTAGATTTGCCTGTGCAGAAGAATCTCCTGACAAACTATTTCT GCTTTGCATCTCTTGAAGCAAAAAGAACCTTCAGGGCCCCTCGGGTATCACCTAAGCATTCAACTCTGGTTGCTGATTCTTCTATCAGTCCTAAGGAACACATTATTGTGGAGGATTCTTCTTGTGAAATTGATACCTTGTTGTTGCCTTCACCTGACTCTGCAAATACTAACAACTCA GCAGAAAATGGTTTTAATTCCAAGCTTCCTGAGTATTCAGAGTCTCCAAGCCCTG ATGAGATGAGAAGCCCTGACCATGCATTGCCACTAGAATCCAACCAGTCAATACATGGACCTTCTTCAGCTTCGCACAAGGAGCATGATTGTAGTATTGTCCTAGATGCAGTGAAAAGCAAAACAATAACAGAGAGCAGAAAGGTCATCGTAAAAAGTCGTTACTTTCAGAATAAGCAACATAACGAGAATGATCTGGAAGAtaaacaaggaaaattttgTAGCAAGGATGGTATTGCCAATGACTTGCCTGAGAGTGGCAATCCTGATGGTTATGGAAATACCTATTTTAAGGGAATGACTTTAAAAAGGAAGAACTCCTCACTAGAATGTGTTGAAACA GAAAATGTGAATCCCAAGCAAATCTACATGGGTGCATCCCGTGATGATAATG gTCATTGCAACCCTAAACTTGAAACATTTATGGACACAAAAGCTGGAGAGGCAAAGTTTGGATCTAACATTTCACATTTGGGCCGTTACTCTGACATAGCGGAGAAATCAATGGAAAGATTTGTTTCGGTAATATCATCATTTAGATTTTCATCACCTGGTTCGCGTGCTAGCGGTCTTCGAGCCCCTCTGAAAGATGCTCGGAACACATGTACCAATAG GTCATCTGCATCTGTGGATCTCAGCCAATTTGCTTATGTACCAAAAAACTAG
- the LOC18596592 gene encoding uncharacterized protein LOC18596592 has protein sequence MAEEEFQESEVIFSDNSNHYSTHDKDDDGCLDYRGFSKNDRVPARNSNNKSKRNTKKKKIASSLPVNIPRHRHGTVFHCGEADDFEEEQDDEGEIVPPHVILGRRIAGKMAFSVCTGNGRTLKGRDLSQVRNSILRMTGFLEA, from the coding sequence ATGGCGGAGGAAGAATTCCAAGAGTCCGAGGTTATCTTTTCCGACAACAGCAACCACTACAGCACTCATGACAAGGATGATGACGGGTGCTTGGATTACCGAGGATTCTCCAAAAACGACCGTGTTCCAGCACGTAACAGTAACAACAAGTCCAAGAGAAAcaccaagaagaagaagatagcCAGTTCGCTTCCTGTTAATATTCCGCGGCATCGTCACGGTACTGTTTTCCATTGTGGTGAAGCCGATGATTTCGAGGAAGAGCAAGACGACGAAGGGGAAATAGTGCCGCCCCATGTGATATTAGGGAGGAGAATTGCTGGGAAAATGGCGTTTTCGGTTTGTACTGGCAATGGAAGGACGCTTAAAGGAAGGGATTTGAGTCAAGTCCGGAATTCAATTCTTAGAATGACAGGATTTTTGGAAGCATAA
- the LOC18596593 gene encoding pentatricopeptide repeat-containing protein At4g18975, chloroplastic has translation MAFSCVHSISYPFSPWAENKVRRNEVAFLLDSGFSICRISYVKCSQKLGEQSLGISEAVEKKPVKKVGKNEHHLWKKRDSAGSGQKALNLVRIISQLPNEKEAVYGALDKWTAWETEFPLIAAAKALRILRKRSQWLRVIQVAKWMLSKGQGATMGTYDTLLLAFDMDKRVDEAESLWNMILHIHTRSISKRLFSRMISLYDHHNMQDKIIEVFADMEELCVRPDENTVRKVARAFQKLGQEDKQKLVLRRYLSKWKYIHFNGERVRVTRYESDED, from the exons ATGGCTTTTAGTTGCGTTCATTCAATAAGTTATCCGTTCTCTCCATGGGCCGAAAACAAG GTTCGAAGAAATGAAGTGGCTTTTTTATTGGATTCTGGGTTTTCAATTTGCAGAATTTCCTACGTAAAGTGTTCCCAAAAGTTGGGTGAACAATCACTGGGCATTTCAGAGGCTGTTGAGAA GAAACCAGTGAAGAAGGTGGGAAAGAATGAGCATCACTTGTGGAAGAAAAGAGATTCAGCTGGCTCAGGACAAAAGGCTCTCAATCTTGTTAGAATT ATTTCTCAACTTCCCAATGAGAAAGAGGCTGTTTATGGAGCATTGGATAAATGGACAGCTTGGGAGACTGAGTTCCCATTGATTGCAGCAGCTAAGGCTTTACGAATTTTGAGGAAGAGGAGCCAATGGCTGCGTGTAATTCAA GTGGCAAAGTGGATGTTGAGCAAAGGCCAAGGGGCAACAATGGGAACATATGACACCCTTCTACTGGCATTTGATATGGATAAGAGAGTAGATGAGGCTGAATCCTTATGGAACATGATTTTGCATATACACACCCGTTCTATCTCAAAGCGATTGTTTTCTAGGATGATCTCTTTATATGATCATCATAACATGCAAGATAAGATAATTGAG GTTTTTGCAGACATGGAGGAGTTGTGTGTAAGACCAGATGAAAACACAGTCAGGAAAGTGGCCCGTGCCTTTCAGAAACTTGGCCAAGAAGACAAGCAGAAGTTGGTTCTTAGAAGATACCTGAGTAAATGGAAGTACATTCACTTTAATGGTGAGCGCGTCAGAGTGACAAGATATGAATCAGATGAAGATTGA